The sequence ATCAAAGTCTCAGCCTTACCTATGGCGGACAGGTGAATAATCGGAAAGAGTTTGACGTGCGAAGAGCAGACCGCAGCACACTTCCTGCGCTCAGCCTGTTGCAATGGGATCAATACCTCGAAGGTGTTTACAAGCACTTCTTCGATCACGGAAGACAATTGAAAACAGGCGTTCAACTTAGGATGACTGATAATACCAACAGCTCTGAAACTGGAATACTTCCACTAATTCCAGATTATCGAGCGTATAAAACTGGCGTCTTTGCCATATTTCAAGAAGAAAAAAGACGGATGCTGTATGAAGTTGGTGCCCGCTACGACCTGAACCATCTGCAAGTAGTGGCCATCTCCACTTCCCTTCCAAGAGAGATTGAGCGGCACTATCACACATTCAACAATTACAGTTTGGCGGCAGGAGTCCGATACAGGATTCTTCCGCAGGTAAAATTGAATCTAAACCTTGGGCACGTGCTCCGATCGCCAGAAGTGAATGAGCTTTATAGCGCAGGCTTGCATCAAGGCGTTAGCGGAATTGAGGAAGGAAACAGAAATCTCAAGAACGAACGTTCTACGAAAGCCGTGCTTTCTGCCGATTGGAATTTGAAGAAAAAACTGTTCGTGCAAGTGCTCGGATACTTTCAGTACATCAGCAATTTCATCTACCTACAGCCAGAAGATGAATTCAGATTGACCATCCGCGGAGCGTTTCCATTGTTCACCTATCAGCAAACAGATGCAACGATTGCTGGACTGGATGCCTTGGTTTCTTATGAGCCCATCGAAAGCATCCGACTTGTGGCGAAATATTCGTTTTTACAGGGCGATGATGTGCGAAATAAAAAGCCTTTGGTCTATATGCCGTCAAATAACCTATTCGGCTCCCTGTCCTACTCGTTCAAAGACGGGGAAACGATGAAAAATCCTTCCATCAGCATCAATGGCCGATACATTTTTAAGCAAACGCACCTGAATACCGATCAGGATTTCATGGCTGTTCCGAACGGATATTTTCTGCTGGGCGCCAACATTGGCACCACTTTTAAATTGAAGAAAGCGAAACTGCGTTGTTCTATTTCGGGCGAAAACCTGTTGAATACCGCCTATCGCGATTACATGAACAGACAGCGCTATTTTGCAGATGAAACGGGGTGGAATGTGAATCTACAGCTGAACTGCTCGTTCTGATCTGAACTATACCACGAAATACATCTCCATTTCTCCCTTGCCTTTTGCTTTTATTTTCCCACGGCTTTCAAAGGTGAATTGAGCATCATCTTTCAGTAACTGGTAAGTGGTTTCCGAAACGTTCACCTTCCCCACTTCACCACTGCTTTCCATTCTGGCTGCCACATTCACCGCATCGCCCCAAATATCGTACTGGAACTTTTTCTGGCCTACAATACCAGCCACAACCGTTCCCGTGTGAATGCCCACGCGCATCTGGAAAAATTGCTCGCCTTTGGCTTTTTTCTCCGCTTCGCGATCAAGCATGAATTTCTGAATCTTGATGGCAGCACTAACTGCATCCTGTGCATGCGTTTCTTTCGGACTAGGAACGCCACTTGCCGCCATGTACGCATCGCCAATGGTCTTGATCTTTTCTATTCCGAATTCGCCCATCACTCGATCGAAATAACTGAAGCACTGGTGTATTTCGTTCACAAGTTCTTCAGGACTCATTAATTCTGAAAGTGAGGTGAAACCGCTGAAATCGGTGAAAAGCACCGTCACATTATCAAGCCTTTTTGCCTTAGCCGTTCCGTATGTTTTTAACTCTTCCGCAATCTTCGCTGGAAGGATATTCAGTAACAGGTGATCGGACTTTCTCTTTCCGCGGTAAATGACAACTGCCAACGCTCCCATCATCAACAGCACAAATCCGATGGAAGCCAAACCGATACGTTGGTTCTGGATATGTTTTTCTTGAATGATCTGCGTTTTTACAAACTTGAGACTATCGGCCAATTGTTGTCGTTCAAACACAAAATTCATCTCCAATCGGGTCAATTCCTTCGTCCTTGCATGACCGTAAATAGAATCGCGTGCTTTGATGGACATTCGGTAATAATCCAGCGCCTTGTCTGGTTTATTCAAGCCATCAAATATTTCGGAAAGACAGAGACAGCTTTCTTGAATACCGTAATTATTCCCTTCTTCTAAGGAAAGCGAATAGGCCCGATCGCACCACTCCAACGCCTTTTCAGGCTCATTCATTTTCAGGTAGAGATTGCCAATGGGCATGGAAGCTTTTATCACGTTCATCCGTGTGCCTTTTTGAACGCTGAGGCGATAACCTTCCTTATAAGATGCAAGTGCTTCTTCAATCTTGCCTTGGCCCTCGCTGCAATCGCCAATGTGCCGTAACGAAACGGCTATCCACGAGGTGTCTTTCACTGCTTTCCAAATACTCATACTCATTGTATGATATTGTAAGCCAAGGTCAAAATCGCCTTGATCGGCATAGAGCGTTCCTAAATTGTTGTAGAGTACGCCTAATGCAACGGAATCGCCCAAATGCTCGCGGATTGAAAGGCTCTTGTTGTAATATTTGATGGCAATCGAGTAATCTGTTTGAGCATGATGCACAGAGGCAATGTAATTGTAGCTATCTGCCATGCCAGCAGAATCGGACATTGCTTCCTGAATAAGCATGCCTT comes from Flavobacteriales bacterium and encodes:
- a CDS encoding TonB-dependent receptor; translated protein: MKHFTFFLFLFFLLPFWVNAQKCSLSISGKLVDESTGIPMAYGTIYVEEIQSGVASDSTGTFKLSNLCKGDYHLRFNHIGCETHTVYVSLSKDTVVQISMHHHSELVDEVMVHDHRSQNETAASSTIDQNTIKEEANKDFSQMLEQMTGVSSIKTGSGVSKPVVHGLSGNRVAILNNGIAQSGQQWGNDHAPEIDPYVAEHISVVKGASALAYPGGSLGGVILVEPDAIGNDPHLHGDVNYIFQSNGLGHTLNARLQKHSKWAAWRVSATTKVIGDRKAPDYYLTNTGKREYNVAAQLEKRFSPKWEMKLYYSLFNTEIAILRGSNIGNLSDLEEAIGKDVPFFTKDHFSYAISEPRQTVQHHLLKLESQHIFNEHQSLSLTYGGQVNNRKEFDVRRADRSTLPALSLLQWDQYLEGVYKHFFDHGRQLKTGVQLRMTDNTNSSETGILPLIPDYRAYKTGVFAIFQEEKRRMLYEVGARYDLNHLQVVAISTSLPREIERHYHTFNNYSLAAGVRYRILPQVKLNLNLGHVLRSPEVNELYSAGLHQGVSGIEEGNRNLKNERSTKAVLSADWNLKKKLFVQVLGYFQYISNFIYLQPEDEFRLTIRGAFPLFTYQQTDATIAGLDALVSYEPIESIRLVAKYSFLQGDDVRNKKPLVYMPSNNLFGSLSYSFKDGETMKNPSISINGRYIFKQTHLNTDQDFMAVPNGYFLLGANIGTTFKLKKAKLRCSISGENLLNTAYRDYMNRQRYFADETGWNVNLQLNCSF
- a CDS encoding tetratricopeptide repeat protein, whose product is MIKALLNKLTLSSHHLVFLVSCCWLLFAQPGLVSAQQHVDEELSVNISEIKTLLADGKSQRKAGGYDVSFESLSNALHLSKLSGNRPLIANSLSELGVTRMYQGRYSDALEFFHEGMLIQEAMSDSAGMADSYNYIASVHHAQTDYSIAIKYYNKSLSIREHLGDSVALGVLYNNLGTLYADQGDFDLGLQYHTMSMSIWKAVKDTSWIAVSLRHIGDCSEGQGKIEEALASYKEGYRLSVQKGTRMNVIKASMPIGNLYLKMNEPEKALEWCDRAYSLSLEEGNNYGIQESCLCLSEIFDGLNKPDKALDYYRMSIKARDSIYGHARTKELTRLEMNFVFERQQLADSLKFVKTQIIQEKHIQNQRIGLASIGFVLLMMGALAVVIYRGKRKSDHLLLNILPAKIAEELKTYGTAKAKRLDNVTVLFTDFSGFTSLSELMSPEELVNEIHQCFSYFDRVMGEFGIEKIKTIGDAYMAASGVPSPKETHAQDAVSAAIKIQKFMLDREAEKKAKGEQFFQMRVGIHTGTVVAGIVGQKKFQYDIWGDAVNVAARMESSGEVGKVNVSETTYQLLKDDAQFTFESRGKIKAKGKGEMEMYFVV